The Candidatus Deferrimicrobiaceae bacterium genome includes the window TCGGGAGGAGGCACGTTTGGCACGGATAGCCGGAGTCGACATTCCGAAGACCAAGAAGATCGGGACGGCGCTAACCTATATCTACGGGATCGGTGCGACGGCGGCCCTGAGGATTCTGACGGAGGCGCGGGTATCCCCCGACACGAGGACGAATACCCTGACGGAGGACCAGATCGCGCGCATCCGGGACGTCATCGACGCCCATTACCACGTGGAAGGGGACCTGCGCAAGGAAGTCTCGATGAACATCAAGCGCTTGATGGATCTCGGGTCG containing:
- the rpsM gene encoding 30S ribosomal protein S13, with translation MARIAGVDIPKTKKIGTALTYIYGIGATAALRILTEARVSPDTRTNTLTEDQIARIRDVIDAHYHVEGDLRKEVSMNIKRLMDLGSYRGLRHRKGLPARGQRTHTNARTRKGPRKGAVARKKEPAKK